In one Chitinophaga sancti genomic region, the following are encoded:
- the nusA gene encoding transcription termination factor NusA has product MASINLIESFTEFKEAENIDRPTLMKVLEDVFKTLLRKKYGSDENFDVIVNTEKGDLEILRRRTIVNDGEVEDDNAQIAYSEAILVEPDYQVGEDLYEEVEIMDFGRRAILAAKQTLSARIGDLKKNILVKKYADRVGEIVTGEVYQVWKKEVLLLDDERNELILPKSEQIPTDYFKKGENVRAVVKKVEMKNNAPLIILSRTHPTFLAKLLEIEVPEIFDGLIVIKKIVREPGERAKVAVESYDDRIDPVGACVGMKGSRIHGIVRELRNENIDIINYTANIQLLIQRALTPARISRMEIDNDNKYASVFLKADQVSLAIGKKGVNIKLACELTGYEIDVFRDEEQEQAEYDIDLSEFSDEIEEWVLDELKRIGCDTARSVLDLTVEELVRRSDLEEETVKDVRRILQEEFDKE; this is encoded by the coding sequence ATGGCTAGTATTAATCTGATTGAGTCATTCACGGAGTTTAAAGAAGCGGAAAACATTGACCGTCCTACGTTAATGAAGGTGTTGGAAGATGTGTTTAAAACCCTTCTCCGTAAAAAATATGGCTCTGATGAGAATTTTGACGTGATTGTAAATACTGAGAAAGGTGACCTGGAAATATTGCGCCGCCGTACCATTGTTAACGATGGTGAGGTAGAAGATGATAATGCACAGATCGCTTATTCTGAAGCCATTTTAGTAGAACCGGATTACCAGGTAGGTGAGGATTTGTACGAAGAAGTTGAGATCATGGATTTTGGCCGCAGGGCCATACTGGCTGCGAAGCAGACATTGTCTGCCCGTATCGGTGACCTGAAAAAGAACATTTTAGTTAAGAAATATGCGGATAGGGTAGGTGAAATTGTAACGGGTGAAGTGTACCAGGTTTGGAAAAAAGAAGTTTTATTGCTTGATGATGAAAGGAATGAGTTAATTTTACCTAAATCTGAACAGATTCCTACCGATTATTTCAAGAAAGGTGAAAATGTAAGGGCAGTAGTAAAAAAAGTGGAGATGAAGAACAACGCTCCGCTCATCATTCTCTCCCGCACCCATCCTACCTTCCTGGCTAAATTGCTGGAAATTGAAGTTCCGGAGATCTTTGACGGCCTGATTGTAATTAAGAAAATCGTTCGTGAGCCCGGCGAAAGAGCTAAAGTGGCAGTAGAATCTTATGACGACCGTATCGACCCTGTTGGCGCCTGTGTGGGTATGAAAGGAAGCCGTATCCATGGCATTGTACGTGAGCTGAGAAACGAAAATATCGATATCATTAACTATACTGCGAATATTCAACTGCTGATTCAGCGTGCTCTGACACCTGCCCGTATCAGTCGTATGGAAATAGATAATGATAATAAGTATGCATCCGTTTTTTTAAAGGCAGATCAGGTATCCCTGGCTATCGGTAAGAAAGGAGTTAATATCAAATTGGCCTGTGAATTGACCGGATATGAAATAGACGTATTCCGTGATGAAGAACAAGAGCAGGCTGAGTACGATATCGACCTTTCCGAATTTTCAGATGAAATCGAAGAATGGGTACTGGATGAACTCAAACGTATTGGTTGTGATACCGCACGCAGCGTATTAGACCTGACGGTAGAGGAACTGGTACGTCGTTCTGATCTGGAAGAAGAAACTGTAAAGGACGTGAGAAGGATCCTGCAGGAAGAATTTGACAAAGAGTAA
- the infB gene encoding translation initiation factor IF-2 — MPEVTNNTPRLLAAAKEFNIGKETLIDFLSNKGYDMDGFGSPNTRLTSQMYTALQSEFQQDKANKRKSDQIALPKGSVLDAMKKKEKEEAEAAAKKKEAAAKDEQPTAPVAEVPKPEANPEPKPEPKVEQPKAEPKPEPKPEPKPEPKPEPVKAPVAEVPPVVVKEEVKPQQPPVAPVAEKAPEPKPQPEPLPEKKPDAPRINGPKIMGTIDLDALNRHNKKPQPAAAKKPEQEEKPPVAKQPEPVAKAQEPVQAPPVQQPVTPPPVQTPVATVKPAEPEVKPIPVQQQQPIEKEKISAPAAEKTAPKAVQEKQAPATEKPAAAQEKTKEPAAKEQIKPAAQHMDVVAAADITSEQDDSTGSAVISNIQAEKLTGPKVIGKIDLPVHQERRDRDTKGNNNFNRGGNNNNAENNRKRKRIIVEKKPEPIQPGDEANKGGEGNRGGHGGHGNNNNHGNRDGNRNFNRDNRTGGGNRDHGGHNNNNNNNNNNNNANRPAGPSRPHTAPNRDNRPGGGQGHQGGNRGPGGPGGQGGNRGPGGQGHQGGNRGPGGQGGGYNRGGGQYGNRPGGSNYNNRNARPEDKEIDKNEIQNKIKETMAKMGGGGNRGKNIKAKQRREKRHERAEHEANQAGENNKLQVTEFVSVSELANLMDVSFAEVISKCMGLGIMVSINQRLDAEVIELVAGEFGYEVEFIGVDESDEMEEEEVHDNEEDLVPRAPIVTIMGHVDHGKTSLLDYIRNANVVSGEAGGITQHIGAYQVTTSGGKRVTFLDTPGHEAFTAMRARGAKVADIAIIVIAADDAIMPQTREAISHSQAAGLPMIFAINKIDKDGANPEKIKEQLAGMNLLVEDWGGKFQSQEISAKSGLNIDVLLEKILLEAELLELKANPNREASGSVIEASLDKGRGYVATLLVQSGTLRQGDTIASGSNFGKIKAMFNERGQRVESAGPSAPVQVLGLNGAPQAGEKFKMYENESEAKETANRRAQIIREQGIRTKKHITLDEIGRRLALGNFKQLNVIIKGDFDGSVEALSDSLQKLSTEEIVVSVVHKAVGQITESDVLLATASDAIILGFQVRPSSQASKLAEKENIEIRSYSIIYDAIDELRSAMEGMLEPKIEKRVVANVEIRETYRFEKVTVAGCFVLDGKITRNTRVNLVREGIVIYTGELQSLKRYKDDVKEVASNMECGLSIKNYSDLKVGDIVEGFEEVEVKRTL, encoded by the coding sequence ATGCCTGAAGTAACAAACAACACGCCGCGATTGCTGGCAGCAGCGAAAGAGTTTAATATTGGAAAGGAAACGTTGATCGACTTCCTTTCTAATAAAGGCTATGACATGGATGGATTCGGTTCACCCAATACACGCCTGACCTCTCAGATGTATACCGCCCTGCAATCTGAATTCCAACAGGACAAGGCTAACAAGCGCAAAAGCGATCAGATAGCTCTGCCCAAAGGAAGCGTGTTAGATGCAATGAAGAAGAAGGAAAAAGAGGAAGCCGAAGCAGCCGCTAAGAAAAAAGAAGCAGCTGCCAAGGATGAGCAGCCCACAGCCCCGGTAGCAGAGGTACCCAAACCAGAAGCTAATCCAGAACCCAAACCTGAGCCTAAGGTGGAACAACCTAAAGCTGAGCCGAAGCCCGAACCGAAACCGGAGCCGAAGCCTGAGCCTAAACCAGAGCCTGTGAAGGCCCCGGTTGCCGAAGTTCCGCCAGTAGTGGTGAAGGAAGAGGTAAAACCGCAGCAACCGCCTGTAGCTCCTGTCGCTGAAAAAGCGCCGGAACCCAAGCCACAGCCGGAGCCACTACCTGAAAAGAAACCAGACGCACCAAGAATCAATGGTCCTAAGATCATGGGTACCATCGATCTCGATGCACTGAACAGACACAATAAAAAACCTCAGCCTGCTGCAGCCAAAAAACCTGAACAGGAAGAGAAACCACCGGTTGCAAAACAACCGGAGCCAGTAGCCAAGGCACAGGAACCAGTACAGGCTCCTCCTGTACAACAGCCAGTTACTCCTCCTCCGGTTCAAACGCCTGTAGCGACAGTAAAACCTGCCGAACCAGAAGTGAAGCCTATACCGGTACAACAACAACAACCAATAGAAAAAGAAAAAATTTCAGCGCCTGCTGCTGAAAAAACTGCTCCAAAAGCTGTACAAGAGAAACAGGCGCCAGCTACCGAAAAACCGGCAGCTGCTCAGGAAAAAACAAAAGAACCGGCTGCTAAAGAACAAATTAAGCCGGCCGCACAGCATATGGACGTAGTTGCAGCAGCAGATATCACATCTGAGCAAGATGACAGCACCGGTTCTGCCGTGATATCAAATATTCAGGCAGAAAAACTGACCGGTCCTAAGGTCATCGGTAAAATTGATCTCCCTGTTCATCAGGAAAGGAGAGACCGGGACACAAAAGGCAATAATAACTTCAACCGCGGTGGCAATAATAACAATGCCGAAAACAACCGCAAACGCAAGCGTATTATTGTAGAAAAGAAACCTGAGCCTATTCAGCCAGGTGATGAAGCCAACAAGGGCGGTGAAGGTAACCGCGGCGGTCATGGCGGCCATGGTAATAATAATAACCACGGCAACCGTGATGGTAACCGCAACTTCAACAGAGATAACCGTACCGGCGGTGGCAACCGTGATCACGGCGGCCATAATAATAACAATAACAACAACAATAATAATAACAACGCTAACCGTCCAGCCGGTCCAAGCAGACCACATACTGCTCCGAACCGTGACAACCGCCCCGGTGGTGGTCAGGGTCATCAGGGAGGCAACCGTGGTCCGGGTGGTCCAGGTGGTCAGGGCGGCAATCGCGGTCCGGGTGGCCAGGGTCATCAGGGTGGTAACCGTGGACCAGGTGGACAGGGCGGTGGTTACAACCGTGGAGGTGGCCAATACGGCAATCGCCCAGGTGGTAGCAACTATAATAACCGTAACGCCAGACCGGAAGATAAGGAAATCGACAAAAACGAAATCCAGAACAAGATCAAGGAAACCATGGCCAAGATGGGCGGCGGTGGAAACCGTGGTAAGAACATCAAGGCGAAACAACGTCGTGAAAAACGTCATGAACGTGCAGAACACGAAGCAAACCAGGCTGGCGAAAACAACAAGCTGCAGGTTACTGAGTTCGTTTCTGTAAGCGAACTGGCCAACCTGATGGATGTAAGCTTTGCCGAAGTGATCTCAAAATGTATGGGGCTGGGTATCATGGTATCCATCAACCAACGTCTGGATGCGGAAGTAATCGAACTGGTAGCCGGCGAGTTTGGCTACGAAGTTGAATTCATCGGTGTCGATGAATCCGACGAAATGGAAGAAGAAGAAGTACATGATAATGAAGAAGATCTGGTACCAAGAGCACCGATCGTTACCATCATGGGTCACGTTGACCACGGTAAAACTTCATTGCTTGACTATATACGTAATGCAAATGTAGTATCCGGCGAGGCCGGCGGTATCACCCAGCACATTGGTGCCTACCAGGTAACAACGTCAGGTGGTAAGCGCGTGACCTTCCTCGATACCCCAGGTCACGAAGCGTTTACCGCGATGCGTGCCCGTGGTGCCAAGGTAGCGGATATTGCCATCATCGTGATCGCTGCGGACGATGCTATCATGCCTCAGACACGTGAAGCAATCTCCCACTCACAGGCTGCTGGCCTGCCAATGATCTTTGCGATCAACAAGATCGATAAGGATGGCGCCAACCCAGAGAAGATCAAAGAACAACTGGCCGGTATGAACCTCCTGGTTGAAGACTGGGGTGGTAAATTCCAAAGCCAGGAAATCTCAGCGAAGAGTGGTCTGAACATTGACGTATTACTCGAAAAGATCCTGCTCGAAGCAGAACTGCTGGAACTGAAAGCTAACCCGAACAGGGAAGCATCCGGTAGCGTTATCGAAGCATCCCTGGATAAAGGCCGTGGTTATGTGGCTACCCTGCTCGTACAGAGCGGTACCCTGCGCCAGGGCGATACCATCGCTTCCGGTTCTAACTTCGGTAAGATCAAGGCAATGTTCAACGAACGCGGTCAGCGTGTAGAATCTGCCGGACCATCTGCTCCTGTACAGGTGCTGGGTCTGAATGGTGCTCCACAGGCCGGTGAGAAATTCAAGATGTATGAAAATGAATCTGAAGCGAAGGAAACTGCTAACCGTCGTGCACAGATCATACGCGAACAGGGTATCCGTACCAAGAAACATATCACACTGGATGAAATTGGCCGCCGTCTGGCACTGGGCAACTTCAAACAGCTGAACGTGATCATCAAGGGTGACTTCGATGGTTCTGTAGAAGCGCTGAGCGACTCCCTGCAGAAACTGTCTACCGAAGAAATCGTGGTGAGCGTGGTTCACAAGGCTGTAGGTCAGATCACCGAATCCGACGTATTGCTGGCTACCGCCTCCGACGCTATCATCCTCGGCTTCCAGGTTCGTCCTTCTTCTCAGGCTAGCAAACTGGCAGAGAAAGAAAATATCGAAATCCGTTCTTACTCCATCATCTATGACGCTATCGATGAACTGAGAAGCGCTATGGAAGGTATGCTGGAACCGAAAATCGAGAAGAGAGTGGTTGCAAACGTGGAAATCCGCGAAACCTACCGCTTCGAGAAGGTTACCGTTGCAGGTTGCTTTGTACTGGATGGTAAGATCACACGTAACACCCGTGTCAACCTGGTACGTGAAGGTATCGTGATCTACACCGGCGAGCTTCAATCCCTGAAACGCTATAAGGATGATGTGAAGGAAGTTGCATCCAATATGGAGTGCGGTCTGAGTATCAAAAACTACAGCGACCTGAAGGTGGGCGATATCGTTGAAGGTTTCGAAGAAGTAGAAGTTAAACGTACGCTCTAA
- a CDS encoding peptidylprolyl isomerase, producing the protein MNKFLAFSAGVMLLGQFASAQQRMIADKIAAIVGDKIILSSDVEGELVNLERQVQENHAHMPPDAACTIMQQIIAQKVMVIQAERDSLPVSESDVDGQIDNRIRYFEQLYGSKEKMKQVTGYSVYQLRERFRQPIKEGLLAKAMQDKITNAVKVTPSEVKKYFDGIPKDSLKFYESELEIGQLIIIPKATKEMEQYTIDRLNEFKKEVQEKKADFGRLAILYSQDPGTKENNGIYILNRTDKQWDPEFLAASFRLKENEISSPVKSQFGYHLIQCLKRQGDNITVQHILLKPNIGKSDIAAAKVRLDTIRQNIVSGKMTFSEAVIKYSDEQMSKFTGGMLQNNVGGGTLITIDQLDRPSERDIVLMLDTLKPGGLSAPVQYTDDENGNTNLRIVYLKTRSNPHRENLNDDYARIQQRTLAIKQADARDKWLRETIPTYYIHVDNDYKKCSTIARWMGAVAQK; encoded by the coding sequence ATGAATAAATTTTTGGCTTTTTCTGCAGGCGTGATGCTGCTCGGTCAGTTTGCCTCTGCGCAGCAGCGAATGATAGCGGACAAAATTGCCGCTATAGTGGGGGATAAGATCATCCTGAGCTCAGATGTGGAAGGGGAGCTGGTAAATCTGGAACGCCAGGTCCAGGAGAACCATGCTCACATGCCTCCTGATGCAGCATGTACCATCATGCAACAGATCATTGCTCAGAAAGTAATGGTGATTCAGGCAGAAAGAGACAGCTTACCCGTAAGTGAATCAGATGTGGACGGTCAGATCGACAACCGTATCCGTTACTTCGAACAGCTGTATGGTAGCAAGGAAAAAATGAAGCAGGTAACCGGTTATTCTGTTTACCAGCTGCGTGAACGCTTCCGTCAGCCTATCAAAGAAGGACTGCTGGCTAAGGCTATGCAGGACAAGATTACAAACGCAGTGAAAGTTACACCTTCCGAGGTGAAAAAATATTTCGATGGCATTCCTAAAGACAGTCTCAAATTCTATGAGTCTGAACTGGAAATAGGTCAGCTCATCATCATTCCAAAGGCTACCAAAGAGATGGAACAATACACCATCGACCGCCTGAATGAATTCAAAAAAGAAGTACAGGAAAAGAAAGCCGACTTCGGTCGCCTGGCTATCCTTTACTCCCAGGACCCTGGTACCAAAGAAAACAATGGGATCTACATCCTGAACCGTACTGACAAGCAGTGGGATCCGGAATTCCTCGCGGCCTCCTTCAGGCTCAAGGAAAACGAAATCTCTTCTCCTGTAAAAAGCCAGTTCGGTTATCACCTGATCCAGTGCCTGAAACGCCAGGGTGACAACATCACCGTACAGCATATCCTGCTCAAACCCAACATCGGTAAATCAGATATCGCTGCAGCGAAAGTAAGACTGGACACGATCCGTCAGAATATTGTATCCGGTAAAATGACCTTCTCTGAAGCTGTAATCAAATATAGCGACGAGCAAATGTCCAAATTCACCGGCGGTATGTTGCAGAATAATGTAGGTGGCGGTACCCTGATCACCATCGATCAGCTGGACCGGCCTTCTGAAAGAGATATCGTGCTGATGCTCGATACCCTGAAACCAGGCGGCCTGTCAGCCCCGGTACAGTATACAGATGACGAAAACGGGAATACCAACCTGCGAATCGTTTACCTGAAAACACGTTCCAACCCTCACCGCGAAAACCTGAACGATGACTATGCCCGCATTCAACAGCGTACATTGGCCATCAAACAGGCAGACGCAAGAGATAAATGGCTGAGAGAAACAATCCCTACATATTACATCCATGTAGATAATGACTATAAGAAATGTAGCACGATAGCCCGATGGATGGGAGCAGTAGCACAGAAGTAA
- a CDS encoding amidophosphoribosyltransferase has product MSDAIKHECGLAFIRLRKPFSYYQQQYGTVFYGLNKLYLLMEKQHNRGQDGAGIATVKLNTEPGVPFMHRLRSSAPQAIGDIFARVREEIDEIEKYQPEITKYPGLMKGHMRFLGELMMGHLRYATQGKNNVELCHPFVRYNTVPARNLSIAGNFNLVNADELFKFVNVDPGETHRNSDLAAMLEVVHHFLCKEDEARQNGLDVKKILKDAFSMFDGGYHVCGLLGSGDSFVIRDGHGIRPSYYYVNDEVIVAASERAAIRTAFNVGENEVLELMPGNALIVKENGDYSIEQILEPQERKACSFERIYFSRGNDEKIYKERTRLGYNLAERVLSDINNDLKNTIFSFIPNTAEIAFYGMLKGLEDYLNKIKVERIVSWGKDFDEEKLTEMVNRRIRIDKIAIKDVKMRTFITADTSRNEMVQHVYDITYGTVRPGVDALVVIDDSIVRGTTLRESIIKMLDRLGPKRIIIVSSAPQIRYPDCYGIDMSKMGDFVAFQAAIALLKDHGKEHILQEAYGLCNELQRTNTLHAQNVVRNIYKPFTTEQISAKIAEIITPKGINAKVNVIYQSIESLHEACPNNLGDWYFTGNYPTPGGNRVVNKAFMNFMEGKNERGY; this is encoded by the coding sequence ATGAGCGATGCCATAAAACATGAATGCGGATTAGCATTTATAAGACTTAGAAAGCCTTTTTCTTATTATCAGCAACAATATGGAACGGTTTTCTACGGCCTCAACAAATTGTACCTGCTGATGGAAAAGCAGCATAACCGTGGACAGGATGGTGCAGGTATAGCCACTGTGAAGTTGAACACCGAACCCGGGGTTCCCTTCATGCACAGACTTCGAAGCAGCGCTCCCCAGGCAATAGGAGACATCTTTGCCAGGGTAAGAGAGGAAATCGACGAAATCGAGAAGTACCAACCTGAAATCACCAAATACCCCGGCCTTATGAAAGGCCACATGCGTTTCCTCGGAGAACTCATGATGGGGCACCTCCGCTACGCCACCCAGGGCAAAAACAATGTAGAACTCTGCCACCCATTCGTAAGATACAACACCGTTCCTGCACGCAACCTCTCTATCGCAGGTAATTTCAACCTCGTAAATGCTGATGAACTGTTCAAGTTCGTGAATGTAGACCCGGGAGAAACGCACCGTAACAGTGACCTCGCGGCCATGCTGGAAGTGGTGCACCATTTCCTGTGCAAAGAGGATGAAGCCCGTCAGAACGGACTGGATGTAAAGAAGATCCTGAAGGATGCCTTCTCTATGTTCGACGGTGGTTATCACGTATGCGGCCTGCTGGGTAGTGGGGATTCATTTGTGATCCGCGATGGTCATGGTATTCGTCCTTCTTATTATTATGTGAATGACGAGGTGATCGTAGCCGCTTCTGAGCGTGCTGCTATCCGTACCGCATTCAACGTTGGGGAGAACGAAGTGCTGGAACTGATGCCTGGTAACGCACTGATCGTAAAAGAAAACGGCGATTACAGCATCGAACAGATCCTGGAACCACAAGAACGTAAGGCTTGTAGCTTCGAGAGGATCTACTTCTCCCGCGGTAACGACGAAAAGATCTATAAAGAGCGTACCCGCCTGGGTTACAACCTGGCAGAAAGAGTGCTTTCTGATATCAATAACGACCTGAAAAACACCATCTTCTCCTTTATTCCCAACACCGCTGAGATTGCCTTCTATGGCATGCTCAAGGGCCTGGAAGACTACCTGAACAAGATCAAGGTAGAAAGGATCGTATCATGGGGCAAAGACTTCGATGAGGAAAAGCTGACCGAAATGGTGAACCGCCGCATCCGCATCGACAAGATTGCCATCAAAGATGTGAAGATGCGTACATTCATCACTGCTGATACCAGCCGTAATGAGATGGTTCAGCACGTATATGATATTACATATGGTACGGTTCGCCCGGGTGTAGATGCACTGGTGGTGATCGATGACTCTATCGTAAGAGGTACTACGCTGCGTGAAAGCATTATCAAGATGTTGGACAGACTGGGTCCAAAACGTATTATTATCGTTTCTTCTGCACCACAGATCCGTTACCCTGACTGCTATGGTATTGACATGAGCAAGATGGGCGATTTCGTGGCTTTCCAGGCAGCAATTGCCCTGCTGAAAGATCATGGTAAGGAACATATACTGCAGGAAGCATATGGTTTGTGCAATGAATTACAGCGTACGAACACATTGCATGCGCAGAATGTGGTGAGAAATATTTATAAACCATTTACCACTGAGCAGATCTCTGCAAAGATTGCGGAAATCATTACGCCGAAAGGGATCAATGCGAAGGTAAACGTGATCTATCAGTCAATAGAAAGCCTCCACGAGGCTTGTCCTAATAATTTGGGAGACTGGTATTTTACGGGGAATTATCCTACTCCGGGAGGGAATAGGGTAGTGAACAAAGCGTTTATGAACTTCATGGAAGGAAAGAACGAAAGAGGATATTAA
- a CDS encoding SixA phosphatase family protein, with product MKTLLLIRHAKSSWNDPDVDDFDRPLNKRGKQNAPEMASRLRTRGIVPELLIASPAKRTRNTARLMAKEWHYDKDAILLEDELYLCYASTFLKMITKIDDDIDTVAIFAHNPGITDFANYITQEIRIDNIPTTGVFAVKANIDSWKEFDSANKNFLFFDYPKAEVV from the coding sequence ATGAAAACGTTACTGCTGATCCGCCATGCAAAATCAAGCTGGAATGATCCGGATGTAGATGATTTTGACAGGCCACTCAACAAACGGGGCAAGCAAAACGCACCTGAAATGGCCAGTCGCCTGCGTACCCGGGGCATTGTTCCCGAGTTACTGATCGCCAGCCCTGCCAAACGCACCAGGAATACGGCCCGTCTCATGGCCAAAGAATGGCACTATGACAAAGATGCCATCCTGCTGGAAGACGAACTCTATCTTTGCTACGCCTCTACCTTCCTGAAAATGATCACCAAAATTGACGATGATATCGACACCGTCGCCATCTTCGCTCACAATCCCGGTATCACCGACTTTGCCAACTACATCACCCAGGAAATAAGGATAGACAATATCCCTACTACCGGTGTTTTTGCTGTAAAAGCCAATATCGATTCATGGAAAGAATTTGACAGCGCTAACAAGAACTTCCTCTTCTTTGATTACCCCAAAGCGGAAGTTGTCTAA
- the proC gene encoding pyrroline-5-carboxylate reductase encodes MSSKKIAIIGGGNLGAAIAQGLLKSGFSKPADLTITRRNVAALKEFQAAGVNTTADNEAAIRGAEIIVIALKPYNWKDVLSRVQDAFDPTRQVLISVMTGVSMDDLEKVGGSGIAVVRAMPNTAIAIQESMTCVCYKNVAQALQDYVKDMFDQLGVTVAIDEKLMDAATVLGACGIAYALRFIRANIQGGIEIGFDVRTANLIAAQTVKGAAELLIREKRHPEEEIDKVTTPKGCTIAGLNEMEHQGFSSSLIKGITVSYNKIQKD; translated from the coding sequence ATGTCGAGCAAAAAAATAGCGATCATAGGTGGTGGCAATCTTGGTGCTGCCATTGCACAGGGTTTACTGAAAAGCGGGTTTTCCAAACCTGCCGATCTGACCATTACCAGAAGGAACGTAGCTGCCCTGAAGGAATTTCAGGCGGCAGGTGTAAATACCACTGCCGATAATGAAGCTGCCATCCGTGGTGCGGAGATCATTGTCATTGCGCTGAAGCCGTACAACTGGAAAGATGTACTGAGCAGGGTGCAGGATGCTTTTGACCCGACCAGGCAGGTACTGATCAGTGTCATGACTGGTGTATCTATGGATGACCTGGAAAAAGTAGGTGGTAGTGGTATTGCTGTAGTACGGGCAATGCCTAATACAGCCATCGCCATCCAGGAATCAATGACCTGTGTATGCTATAAGAATGTGGCTCAGGCGCTACAGGATTATGTAAAGGACATGTTCGATCAGCTGGGTGTAACAGTAGCAATCGACGAAAAGCTGATGGATGCAGCCACTGTATTGGGTGCCTGCGGTATTGCGTATGCATTGCGCTTTATCAGGGCGAATATCCAGGGGGGGATCGAAATCGGCTTTGACGTACGCACGGCAAACCTGATCGCGGCACAAACCGTGAAAGGTGCGGCAGAATTGCTGATCCGAGAGAAACGCCATCCGGAAGAAGAGATCGATAAGGTGACTACCCCTAAAGGATGTACGATTGCCGGTTTGAACGAGATGGAACACCAGGGATTCAGCTCTTCGCTGATCAAGGGTATCACGGTCTCTTACAATAAGATCCAGAAAGATTAA
- a CDS encoding thermonuclease family protein — MPTAFFRVIMCMLLCLFTQTIVASPPKKIKGKVVRIIDGDTFEVLVKKETVRIRLAAIDAPEKGQDYYQKSKQALSDLCFNKIVTVELLRKDRYQRWIGDVYNSKGQYINGWMISGGHAWHYTEYAKSAPLAAAQATARRNKQGLWKQGKPIAPWEFRATKNKDKKKKAA; from the coding sequence ATGCCGACAGCTTTTTTTAGAGTGATCATGTGTATGCTCCTTTGTCTGTTTACTCAGACAATTGTTGCCAGCCCTCCGAAGAAAATAAAAGGAAAGGTAGTGCGGATCATAGATGGAGATACATTTGAAGTATTGGTAAAAAAGGAGACCGTCCGTATCAGGCTTGCAGCGATAGATGCACCGGAAAAAGGACAGGACTACTACCAAAAAAGTAAGCAGGCATTGTCCGATTTGTGTTTTAATAAGATAGTAACGGTCGAATTGTTACGAAAAGATAGGTACCAGCGTTGGATTGGCGATGTTTATAACAGCAAAGGTCAATATATAAATGGGTGGATGATATCCGGAGGGCATGCCTGGCATTATACAGAATATGCCAAAAGTGCACCACTGGCAGCGGCCCAGGCCACAGCCAGGCGTAATAAACAGGGCCTGTGGAAACAAGGTAAACCCATTGCTCCCTGGGAGTTCCGCGCAACTAAAAACAAAGACAAGAAGAAAAAAGCTGCTTAA